From the genome of Haloplanus vescus:
AAAAATGGAGTACTGTATCGAAAACGATCGCCGAGTTACAGGCGAACGACGTTCGTCGCGCGCGGACCCTTCGGCGAGTCCTCGATTTCGAATTCGAGTTCCTGTCCTTCTTCGAGGTCCGGGCCGCCCACGTCTTCCATGTGGAAGAACACGTCGTCGTCCGCGTCCTCAGTTTCGATAAAGCCGTAACCGCCAGTGTCGTTGAAGAAATCAACCGTACCAGTTGCCATTGCAATCTACACGAGGGGCCATCAACGGATAAGGCTTCCGTGATGGGGATGCACACGGAGAGAGACGGTGAAAATGGGCATAGCGGCGGTCAAATCCCCCAAATCGTACGACAGGGGGCGACCGAAGGATTGGTTACGAGACGGACACTCTACTAGGACGTGTTACTCTCGCCTACCGTCGCGTATGCGCTCGGTTTCGCGCTGGCCGGACTCGTCTGCCTCGGGGGCATCGCCCGCGCCCGTCAGATAGAGGACGCCGGCACCCGCCGTGGACTGGTCGCGCTCCTCGCGACCAGCGGCGGCTGGGCGGTCGCACACGCTGTCCTCCTCGTACTCCCCGGTCGCGGACTCAAGACCGGCGTGTATCTCGTCGGCCTGATACTCGGGTTCAGCACCGTCTTCGCGTGGCTCTACTTCTGCTCGGCGTACACCGGGCGGTTCTATCACCGCCGCCCCGCGTACCGTCAAGCGGCCGTCCTGCTCTACCTGTTCGTCGTCGGTGTGAAGGTGACGAACCCGTACCACCACCTCTACTTCACGACGATGGTCGTCGCGGAACCGTTCCCCCATCTGGCGATTCAGCAAGGGCTCTTCCACTGGATTGTAACGGGGCTCTCCTACACGCTCGCGGCCGTAGGGATGTTCGCCCTCTTCGAGACGTTCGTCGACTCCGAGTACGACGCGACGCCGCTCGCGGGCCTAGTCGGTATCGCGGGGTTGCCGGTCGTCCTCGACATCGTCGGCTACGCGACGCCGTACCTGATCGACATGATTCACGCCCCACTCGGCGTCGCGGCGTTCGCGCTCGGCGTCCTCTTCGTC
Proteins encoded in this window:
- a CDS encoding cold-shock protein, whose product is MATGTVDFFNDTGGYGFIETEDADDDVFFHMEDVGGPDLEEGQELEFEIEDSPKGPRATNVVRL